In one window of Solanum pennellii chromosome 2, SPENNV200 DNA:
- the LOC107009918 gene encoding F-box/kelch-repeat protein At3g23880-like, which translates to MTSYDPGYSMTLFNPAIGKYKVIPDSLNKNRCSTTSPIFGFAYDFVAEDYKVICAHYLINEHFNVVEVYSIKDQHWRTIHSAFPICPDDSSHTYLYDNQVSLNGVIYRMSYDKEIISFHLVDEKFIVTPVPRTCGERPKLHALGDGVCVFTTHYEFKPVQVNLLEQVLVNGNPLPPDFASRDSLLL; encoded by the exons ATGACGTCATACGATCCTGGCTATAGCATGACATTATTCAATCCTGCAATTGGAAAATACAAAGTCATTCCAGATTCTCTGAATAAAAATCGTTGTTCGACGACATCTCCAATATTTGGTTTTGCCTATGATTTTGTGGCTGAAGATTACAAGGTTATATGTGCACATTACTTGATAAACGAACACTTCAACGTTGTTGAAGTATACTCTATTAAAGATCAACATTGGAGAACAATTCACAGTGCTTTTCCAATTTGCCCGGATGATTCTTCTCACACGTACCTATACGATAATCAAGTTTCATTAAACGGTGTGATTTACCGGATGTCATATGACAAGGAAATTATATCTTTCCATCTAGTAGATGAAAAATTTATTGTAACACCAGTGCCAAGAACATGTGGGGAAAGGCCGAAATTACATGCATTGGGTGATGGCGTGTGTGTTTTTACAACG CACTATGAATTCAAGCCTGTGCAAGTTAATCTTCTGGAACAAGTCCTTGTAAATGGAAATCCCCTGCCTCCTGATTTTGCTAGTCGTGATTCACTACTACTatga